Proteins from one Anaerosoma tenue genomic window:
- a CDS encoding DegV family protein: protein MDVKVITDSTSYIPRAQRESLDIGVTTLSSLLDGVTYPDDPNDCSAFYAALAASDSFPTTSQPVVQDVVDMMEGRVKAGHAVVGVFISERMSGTYSTALLARDMVLERYPDARIEVVDGMSNCMELGYAVLAAAEKAADGGNAAEVAEAAHERTLHTRFLFTPLTLEYLRRGGRIGNAQSLLATLLQIKPILTVADGVTDTFAKVRTVQKAHDMIVDTFVSDIREKGGLGGVCVHHINDPAAGQRFADRIAEVADRPVDLIDIGPVIGTHVGPGTVGVVYYTNGPMHKSG from the coding sequence GTGGACGTGAAGGTGATCACCGACAGCACGTCGTACATCCCGCGTGCTCAGCGCGAATCGCTCGATATCGGCGTCACGACACTCTCGTCGCTTCTCGATGGTGTGACATACCCCGACGATCCTAACGACTGCTCGGCCTTCTATGCGGCGCTCGCAGCGTCGGATTCGTTTCCAACGACATCGCAGCCGGTGGTGCAGGATGTCGTGGACATGATGGAGGGGCGCGTGAAGGCGGGTCATGCGGTGGTAGGCGTCTTCATCTCGGAGCGCATGAGCGGTACATACTCCACGGCGCTGCTCGCGCGTGACATGGTCCTTGAGCGGTATCCCGACGCCCGGATCGAGGTGGTGGACGGGATGAGCAACTGCATGGAGCTCGGGTACGCGGTGCTCGCAGCAGCCGAGAAGGCCGCCGACGGCGGGAATGCCGCCGAGGTTGCGGAAGCGGCTCACGAGCGCACGCTCCACACGAGATTCCTCTTCACGCCCCTCACGCTCGAGTATCTGCGCCGTGGCGGGAGGATCGGGAACGCGCAGTCCCTGCTGGCGACGCTCCTGCAGATCAAGCCCATCCTCACCGTGGCCGACGGTGTCACCGATACCTTCGCCAAGGTGCGCACCGTTCAGAAGGCGCACGACATGATAGTGGACACGTTCGTGAGCGACATCCGCGAGAAGGGCGGTCTGGGTGGCGTCTGTGTGCATCACATCAACGACCCGGCTGCCGGACAGCGGTTCGCGGACCGCATCGCTGAAGTCGCCGACAGACCGGTCGACCTGATCGACATCGGTCCGGTGATCGGCACGCATGTGGGCCCGGGAACGGTCGGCGTCGTCTA